The following proteins are co-located in the Sulfitobacter guttiformis genome:
- the gyrB gene encoding DNA topoisomerase (ATP-hydrolyzing) subunit B codes for MSETEQAPEEYGANSIKVLKGLEAVRKRPGMYIGDTDDGSGLHHMVYEVVDNGIDEALAGHADHVSVTIHDDSSISVSDNGRGVPVGMHDGEGVSAAEVIMTQLHAGGKFDSNSYKVSGGLHGVGVSVVNALSDWLELRVWRDGHEHIARFEGGYTTKHLETLGKTDRTGTEVRFLASLSTFSNLEYSFETLEKRLRELAFLNSGVKIILRDERPDEALETVLYYDGGVKEFVKYLDRNKSSILPEPIFITGEKDDIGVEVAMWWNDSYHENVLPFTNNIPQRDGGTHMAGFRGALTRTINNYAQSSGIAKREKVTFTGDDAREGLTCVLSVKVPDPKFSSQTKDKLVSSEVRPAVEGLVNEKLAEWFEENPQIAKIVVGKIIEAAHAREAARKARDLTRRKTAMDVNFLAGKLKDCSEKDPSKTEVFLVEGDSAGGSAQTGRDRQTQAILPLKGKILNVERARFDRMLGSQEIGNLVMALGTGIGRDEFNIAKLRYHKIVIMTDADVDGAHIRTLLLTFFYRQMPQLIENGHLYIAQPPLYKVARGKSEVYLKDQAAMEEYLIQQGIDGAMLRQGNGEEINGQDLARVVDHARQLRRVLEAFPTHYPRHILEQAAIAGAFVPGAVEKDLQGVADKVAARLDLIALEYERGWQGRITQDHGIKLARILRGVEEVRTLDGKMLRGGEARKSGTFTEHLQDVYNLPATLVRKDRAQVINGPMDLLNAVLAEGEKGLSLQRYKGLGEMNPDQLWETTLDPDARTLLQVRVEDMAEADDLFTKLMGDVVEPRREFIQQNALNVENLDF; via the coding sequence ATGTCCGAGACTGAGCAAGCACCCGAAGAATACGGCGCCAATTCCATCAAGGTTCTCAAAGGCTTGGAGGCTGTTCGCAAGCGTCCGGGTATGTACATCGGTGACACCGATGACGGGTCTGGCCTACACCACATGGTGTATGAGGTTGTAGACAACGGAATTGACGAGGCGCTGGCTGGCCATGCAGACCACGTTTCCGTTACAATTCACGATGACAGCTCGATTTCGGTTTCTGATAACGGTCGCGGGGTGCCTGTCGGGATGCACGACGGCGAAGGGGTTTCCGCCGCCGAAGTGATCATGACGCAGCTGCACGCAGGCGGTAAATTCGACAGCAATTCCTATAAAGTATCGGGCGGTCTGCACGGCGTCGGCGTATCGGTCGTGAATGCGCTGAGTGACTGGTTGGAGCTGCGCGTATGGCGCGATGGCCATGAGCACATTGCCCGCTTCGAAGGTGGCTATACCACAAAGCATCTTGAAACGCTGGGAAAAACAGATCGCACAGGTACCGAAGTGCGCTTCCTCGCCTCCCTCTCTACCTTCTCCAATCTTGAATACTCCTTCGAAACGCTGGAAAAGCGCCTTCGCGAACTGGCGTTTCTGAACTCGGGTGTCAAAATCATCCTGCGGGACGAGCGCCCCGACGAAGCACTCGAGACGGTCCTTTATTATGATGGCGGCGTTAAAGAGTTTGTAAAATACCTAGACCGCAACAAATCTTCGATCCTGCCGGAGCCTATTTTCATCACAGGTGAAAAAGACGACATCGGCGTTGAGGTGGCGATGTGGTGGAACGACAGTTATCACGAAAACGTCCTGCCGTTTACGAACAACATTCCGCAGCGCGACGGCGGCACCCACATGGCAGGCTTTCGCGGCGCGCTGACGCGAACAATCAACAACTACGCACAAAGCAGTGGCATCGCAAAACGTGAAAAAGTGACCTTCACCGGCGATGACGCACGCGAGGGCCTAACCTGCGTGCTCAGCGTAAAAGTACCTGATCCCAAGTTCAGTTCCCAGACCAAGGACAAGCTTGTATCATCCGAAGTACGCCCTGCTGTTGAAGGTTTGGTCAACGAAAAGCTAGCAGAATGGTTCGAGGAAAATCCACAGATCGCCAAGATCGTTGTGGGCAAAATCATCGAGGCGGCACATGCCCGCGAGGCCGCGCGAAAAGCGCGTGATCTCACGCGGCGCAAGACGGCGATGGATGTGAACTTCCTCGCCGGGAAGCTGAAGGACTGCTCGGAGAAAGATCCGTCAAAGACCGAAGTATTCCTTGTGGAGGGCGACTCTGCTGGCGGCTCTGCACAGACGGGCCGTGACCGTCAGACACAGGCAATCCTCCCCCTCAAAGGAAAAATTCTCAATGTCGAGCGCGCCCGCTTTGACCGTATGCTTGGCTCTCAGGAGATCGGCAATCTGGTGATGGCCCTGGGAACGGGGATCGGTCGTGACGAATTCAATATCGCTAAACTACGCTACCATAAAATCGTCATCATGACCGACGCCGACGTCGACGGTGCACACATCCGCACCCTGCTTCTTACGTTCTTCTATCGGCAAATGCCGCAATTGATCGAGAACGGTCACCTCTATATTGCACAACCGCCGCTTTACAAAGTGGCGCGGGGCAAATCCGAGGTTTACCTCAAGGATCAGGCTGCGATGGAGGAATATCTGATCCAGCAGGGAATAGACGGTGCCATGCTGCGTCAGGGCAACGGTGAAGAAATCAATGGTCAGGATCTGGCCCGCGTGGTCGATCACGCGCGCCAGTTGCGCCGCGTTCTCGAAGCCTTCCCGACACATTATCCGCGTCATATCCTTGAACAGGCTGCGATTGCCGGGGCATTTGTGCCCGGTGCAGTCGAAAAGGATCTTCAAGGCGTGGCAGACAAAGTAGCAGCACGCCTCGACCTCATTGCGCTAGAATACGAGCGTGGCTGGCAAGGCCGGATTACCCAGGATCACGGGATCAAACTTGCCCGTATCCTGCGCGGTGTCGAGGAGGTTCGCACGCTGGATGGTAAAATGCTGCGTGGAGGCGAAGCCCGTAAATCAGGCACCTTCACCGAGCACTTGCAGGATGTGTATAATCTTCCCGCCACCTTGGTGCGCAAGGACCGCGCACAGGTTATCAATGGTCCAATGGATCTGCTGAATGCAGTTCTTGCAGAGGGCGAAAAAGGACTATCCCTGCAACGCTACAAAGGTTTGGGTGAAATGAACCCCGACCAACTATGGGAAACCACGCTCGATCCAGACGCGCGCACGCTGTTGCAGGTGCGGGTCGAAGATATGGCGGAAGCGGATGATCTATTCACAAAGCTAATGGGCGACGTGGTGGAGCCACGACGTGAGTTCATTCAGCAAAATGCTCTTAATGTCGAAAATCTCGACTTCTAA
- the recF gene encoding DNA replication/repair protein RecF (All proteins in this family for which functions are known are DNA-binding proteins that assist the filamentation of RecA onto DNA for the initiation of recombination or recombinational repair.): MAQLYLSNLTLSHFRSHKRAVIEIGHRPVAIHGDNGAGKTNILEAVSLLSPGRGLRRASAEDMTRRPEALGWKISALLHGPLGINEIEILSEKGAARQVRIDGKPAAQTALGRIARVLWLIPSMDRLWIEGAEGRRRFLDRMTLSFLPDHAEISLSYEKAMRERNRLLKDMVREPSWYAALETRMAETGVAIHHNRLHALAALSNAQDAAETTFPAATLTLECEMPDDVEEMRAALADGRMRDLKAGRTLVGPHRADLFGVYATKGVPARDCSTGEQKALLVSLILANARALAGDFGAPPILLLDEVAAHLDAGRRAALYDEIIALGAQAWMTGTEDGLFDAMDDRAQSILVTEASGVSTVSSPT, from the coding sequence ATGGCACAGCTTTATCTTTCAAACCTGACCCTCTCGCATTTCCGCTCGCATAAGAGGGCGGTGATCGAGATCGGTCATCGTCCTGTTGCCATTCACGGGGATAACGGCGCGGGAAAGACAAACATCCTCGAAGCAGTGTCTCTGCTGTCACCCGGGCGTGGCCTGCGTCGGGCCAGTGCAGAAGATATGACCCGCCGCCCGGAAGCGCTTGGATGGAAGATAAGCGCGCTTCTGCACGGACCCCTTGGCATTAACGAGATCGAGATTTTATCGGAAAAAGGAGCGGCACGTCAGGTTCGCATAGATGGAAAGCCCGCCGCCCAAACCGCACTTGGCCGTATTGCACGCGTGCTTTGGCTTATACCCTCTATGGACCGTTTGTGGATCGAAGGAGCGGAAGGACGACGCCGGTTTCTTGATCGAATGACTCTCAGCTTTCTGCCCGATCATGCGGAAATCTCGCTTTCTTACGAAAAGGCGATGCGCGAGCGCAATCGCCTGCTCAAAGATATGGTACGCGAACCGTCGTGGTATGCTGCGCTGGAGACACGCATGGCCGAAACAGGTGTTGCAATCCACCACAACCGTCTCCACGCCCTTGCGGCCCTGTCGAACGCACAAGACGCCGCCGAAACAACCTTTCCCGCGGCCACGCTCACCCTTGAGTGTGAGATGCCAGACGATGTCGAGGAAATGCGCGCCGCTCTGGCTGACGGGCGGATGCGCGACTTAAAGGCGGGGCGCACCTTGGTGGGTCCGCACCGTGCCGATCTGTTCGGAGTTTATGCGACGAAGGGCGTACCTGCGCGGGATTGCTCGACCGGAGAGCAAAAGGCATTACTGGTCTCGCTCATTCTCGCAAACGCTCGTGCGCTGGCGGGTGATTTTGGCGCACCACCCATCCTGTTGCTCGATGAGGTCGCCGCACATCTGGATGCGGGGCGGCGGGCGGCCCTGTATGACGAGATCATAGCACTTGGTGCGCAGGCGTGGATGACAGGTACCGAAGACGGGCTTTTCGATGCAATGGACGACCGTGCGCAAAGCATTCTTGTCACCGAAGCAAGCGGCGTTTCCACAGTAAGCAGCCCCACCTGA
- the dnaN gene encoding DNA polymerase III subunit beta, whose protein sequence is MKFSIERAALLKAVSQAQSVVERRNTIPILANVLIEAEGSEVSFRATDLDIEVLDKAPAQVERAGSTTVAATTLHEIVRKLPDGALVSLTADNAAGRLTVEAGRSNFSLATLPKEDFPVMASSEYASNFSANAAVLRRLFDKSKFAISTEETRYYLNGVYMHIAEGDGGKKLRCVATDGHRLARIDADMPADAADMPGVIVPRKTVGELRKLLEDDDMMIAVSVSETKVRFATPQITLTSKVIDGTFPDYTRVIPQGNTRKLEVDAADFARAVDRVATVSSERSRAVKLQLDEDRLILSVNAPDSGAAEEELAVAYSDERLEIGFNAKYLLEIASQVDRENAVFLFNSSGDPTLMREGNDTSAVYVVMPMRV, encoded by the coding sequence ATGAAATTCAGCATCGAACGCGCCGCGTTGCTCAAAGCCGTTTCGCAGGCACAATCCGTTGTGGAGCGGCGTAACACTATTCCAATCCTTGCCAACGTCCTGATCGAAGCCGAAGGCAGCGAGGTTTCCTTCCGCGCCACCGATCTCGACATCGAAGTTCTCGACAAGGCTCCCGCGCAGGTCGAGCGTGCAGGCTCCACTACCGTAGCTGCCACGACCTTGCATGAGATCGTGCGCAAACTTCCCGATGGTGCGCTTGTATCGCTCACGGCTGATAATGCAGCGGGTCGTTTGACTGTGGAGGCGGGCCGTTCAAACTTCTCACTCGCAACATTGCCCAAGGAAGATTTTCCTGTGATGGCCTCTTCGGAGTATGCGTCTAACTTTTCGGCCAATGCCGCTGTGCTGCGCCGTCTGTTCGACAAATCCAAGTTTGCGATTTCGACGGAAGAGACACGGTATTATCTTAACGGCGTCTACATGCATATCGCAGAGGGCGATGGCGGCAAAAAACTGCGCTGCGTAGCGACCGATGGTCACCGCCTTGCCCGTATTGATGCCGATATGCCCGCCGATGCTGCTGATATGCCGGGCGTGATTGTGCCACGTAAAACCGTGGGCGAGCTGCGCAAGCTCCTCGAAGATGATGATATGATGATCGCCGTATCAGTTTCGGAAACGAAGGTCCGGTTTGCGACCCCCCAGATCACGCTTACGTCAAAAGTGATCGATGGCACGTTTCCGGATTACACACGCGTCATTCCGCAGGGCAATACCCGCAAGCTGGAAGTGGACGCCGCAGATTTCGCACGCGCTGTTGACCGTGTTGCAACCGTAAGCTCGGAGCGGTCACGTGCCGTAAAGCTGCAACTTGACGAAGATCGTCTGATTCTGTCAGTAAATGCGCCCGACAGTGGCGCTGCCGAAGAAGAGCTGGCGGTCGCCTACAGCGACGAGCGACTGGAGATCGGGTTTAACGCGAAATATCTTCTGGAAATAGCCAGTCAGGTAGATCGCGAAAATGCCGTGTTTCTGTTCAACTCCTCAGGTGATCCGACATTGATGCGTGAAGGGAATGATACCTCAGCGGTCTATGTTGTGATGCCGATGCGTGTGTGA
- the dnaA gene encoding chromosomal replication initiator protein DnaA translates to MTRDDWGNLKQRLLKTVGQNNFTTWIDPLMLGKTTDGIATLNVPTNFFGNYVSQNFSDLILHEMKAFDADVSRLNFEVANTATKTSTKPVTRQTDAIAPPRSAKASNTSSVYTAPLEKRFSFDTFVVGKPNELAHAAARRVAEGGPVTFNPLFLYGGVGLGKTHLMHAIAQELQARKPELNVLYLSAEQFMYRFVQALRDRKMMDFKEIFRTVDVLMVDDVQFIAGKDSTQEEFFHTFNALVDQNKQIIISADRAPSDIKDLEDRVKSRLQCGLVVDLHPTDYELRLGILQTKVEVHRASYPELAMDDGILEFLAHRISTNVRVLEGALTRLFAFASLVGRKIDMDLTQDCLADVLRASERKITVEEIQRKVSDHYNIRLSDMIGPKRLRNFARPRQVAMYLCKHMTSRSLPEIGRRFGGRDHTTVMHGVRRIEELKVSDGQIAEDLELLRRALEA, encoded by the coding sequence ATGACACGTGACGATTGGGGCAACCTTAAGCAACGACTGCTTAAAACTGTTGGGCAAAACAATTTTACCACCTGGATCGACCCACTCATGCTGGGGAAGACCACTGATGGAATTGCAACGCTGAACGTTCCGACCAATTTTTTTGGTAATTATGTTTCGCAAAATTTTTCCGACCTGATTTTGCACGAGATGAAGGCGTTTGATGCGGACGTGTCGCGGCTGAATTTTGAAGTAGCCAATACTGCGACAAAAACTTCTACAAAGCCTGTTACGCGTCAGACAGACGCAATTGCCCCGCCGCGCTCTGCCAAAGCATCGAATACCTCATCGGTTTACACTGCTCCGCTTGAGAAGCGGTTTTCGTTCGATACTTTTGTGGTGGGCAAGCCTAACGAATTGGCCCATGCCGCTGCGCGCCGTGTCGCTGAAGGAGGGCCCGTCACGTTTAATCCGCTTTTCCTCTATGGCGGTGTCGGCCTTGGCAAAACCCACCTGATGCATGCAATCGCCCAAGAGCTGCAGGCCCGAAAGCCCGAGTTGAACGTACTCTATCTATCGGCAGAGCAGTTTATGTACCGCTTTGTGCAGGCGCTTCGTGACCGTAAAATGATGGATTTTAAAGAGATCTTCCGTACCGTTGACGTACTTATGGTCGATGACGTTCAATTCATCGCTGGCAAGGACAGCACGCAGGAAGAGTTTTTTCACACATTCAACGCGCTGGTTGACCAGAACAAGCAGATCATCATTTCTGCTGACCGCGCTCCCTCTGACATCAAGGACCTTGAGGACCGCGTTAAATCACGCCTGCAATGTGGCCTCGTTGTCGATCTGCATCCTACTGATTATGAGCTGCGTTTGGGCATTCTGCAGACGAAGGTGGAGGTACATCGCGCCTCCTACCCCGAGCTGGCAATGGATGACGGCATATTGGAATTCCTCGCACACCGGATTTCGACCAATGTGCGCGTGCTTGAGGGGGCGCTGACCCGTCTGTTCGCTTTTGCCTCACTTGTGGGCCGCAAAATCGATATGGATCTCACGCAGGATTGCCTTGCCGACGTGTTGCGTGCCTCCGAGCGCAAAATCACTGTTGAGGAAATACAGCGCAAAGTGTCCGATCACTACAACATCCGGCTGTCTGATATGATCGGACCAAAACGCCTGCGCAACTTTGCACGCCCGCGCCAGGTAGCAATGTATCTGTGCAAGCACATGACCAGCCGTTCGTTGCCAGAAATTGGCCGACGATTTGGCGGGCGGGACCACACCACAGTTATGCATGGTGTAAGGAGGATCGAAGAACTCAAAGTATCGGATGGTCAAATCGCGGAAGATCTCGAGCTTTTGCGCCGCGCTCTGGAGGCATAA
- the rpsT gene encoding 30S ribosomal protein S20, with translation MANTPQAKKRARQNEKRFAINKARRSRIRTFIRKVEEAIESGVKDDAVAALRAAQPELMRGVTKGVYHKNTASRKMSRLAARVKAIA, from the coding sequence ATGGCAAATACACCACAAGCAAAGAAACGCGCACGTCAGAACGAAAAGCGTTTCGCAATCAACAAAGCACGCCGTTCACGCATCCGCACATTCATCCGCAAAGTTGAAGAAGCCATCGAATCCGGTGTGAAGGACGATGCAGTCGCGGCTCTTCGTGCAGCACAGCCAGAACTTATGCGCGGCGTTACAAAGGGCGTTTACCACAAGAACACCGCTTCGCGCAAAATGTCGCGTTTGGCCGCACGGGTCAAAGCAATCGCATAA
- a CDS encoding helix-turn-helix transcriptional regulator, with the protein MQHTDILNLCEDVANAKSDQVFWDICAAALSDVGVSGFGFGIIPHAMDAKINGFSKAGFFKHTYSPEWAAAISDTSLLDDDITVELIIDGKSEIFWNDPSLLENARDTQLNSDSLEKDLGMEFGVSMSLGRNAAGSAIAGIGLWAGDVKNDTSFVRYWQEYQGSLRQISHILDEGIRGQHGKLLVELTQRESDCLTYLAVGLRPADICWRLRISEKTFEKYVRTAKDKLCANTRDHAIAKALVLNLIRP; encoded by the coding sequence ATGCAGCACACTGATATTCTCAATCTGTGCGAAGATGTGGCGAACGCCAAATCCGATCAGGTTTTTTGGGATATTTGCGCCGCTGCCCTGTCGGATGTCGGCGTGTCGGGTTTTGGATTTGGTATTATTCCTCACGCCATGGATGCCAAGATAAACGGCTTTTCAAAGGCGGGTTTTTTCAAACATACCTACTCGCCAGAATGGGCCGCCGCCATCTCGGACACCTCGCTGCTAGATGACGATATAACGGTCGAGCTTATTATAGACGGCAAGTCCGAGATATTCTGGAACGACCCCAGCCTCTTGGAAAACGCTCGCGATACGCAGCTTAACAGCGATTCCTTGGAAAAAGATCTGGGGATGGAATTCGGTGTTTCCATGTCGTTAGGGCGAAATGCTGCGGGAAGTGCGATCGCTGGAATTGGCCTTTGGGCGGGGGATGTAAAAAACGACACTAGTTTCGTGCGCTATTGGCAGGAATATCAAGGGTCTCTCCGTCAGATCAGTCACATCCTTGATGAGGGCATCAGGGGTCAGCACGGAAAGCTACTGGTCGAGCTCACGCAGCGCGAAAGTGACTGCCTGACCTATCTCGCAGTCGGGTTGCGACCTGCGGACATCTGCTGGCGCCTCCGGATCAGCGAAAAGACATTCGAGAAATATGTCAGGACAGCGAAAGACAAGCTGTGTGCAAATACGCGCGACCATGCCATTGCCAAAGCACTTGTGTTAAATCTGATCAGGCCATGA
- a CDS encoding enoyl-CoA hydratase, with translation MAYETIILDVDNHVALVTLNRPDALNALNDQLMTELADCLKSCQENEKVRCIVITGSEKAFAAGADIAMMKDKSFVDVFAGDLFTAETDQIMRVRKPIIAAVSGYALGGGCELAMMCDFIICSETAKFGQPEINLGVVAGIGGTQRLTRIVGKSKAMDMNLTGRFMDATEAERSGLASRVVPVKKLMEEAMGAAQKIAEKSMISTMVVKEAVNRAYEVPLREGLLFERRMFHALFATEDQEEGMAAFLEKREAQFRDK, from the coding sequence ATGGCTTATGAAACGATCATTCTGGATGTCGATAATCACGTAGCTTTGGTGACGTTGAACCGTCCTGATGCGCTCAACGCGCTTAATGATCAACTGATGACCGAGTTGGCCGACTGCCTCAAGTCTTGCCAGGAAAACGAAAAAGTCCGCTGTATCGTTATCACCGGTTCCGAAAAGGCATTTGCTGCGGGTGCCGACATTGCGATGATGAAGGACAAGTCATTCGTTGACGTGTTTGCAGGCGATTTGTTCACGGCCGAAACCGATCAGATCATGCGGGTGCGCAAACCAATCATTGCGGCCGTGTCCGGTTATGCGCTGGGTGGCGGTTGTGAGTTGGCGATGATGTGCGATTTTATAATCTGCTCCGAAACTGCCAAATTCGGCCAGCCAGAAATAAACCTTGGTGTGGTTGCAGGCATTGGCGGCACACAGCGCCTGACGCGAATTGTCGGAAAATCAAAAGCGATGGATATGAACCTGACAGGTCGCTTCATGGACGCCACCGAAGCAGAGCGCTCCGGCCTCGCGTCGCGCGTGGTGCCCGTTAAGAAGCTGATGGAAGAAGCCATGGGCGCCGCCCAGAAGATTGCCGAGAAATCCATGATTTCCACAATGGTCGTAAAAGAGGCAGTGAACCGCGCCTACGAAGTGCCGCTGCGCGAAGGCTTACTGTTCGAGCGTCGCATGTTCCATGCCCTGTTCGCGACTGAAGACCAAGAAGAGGGTATGGCCGCGTTCCTGGAGAAGCGCGAGGCGCAGTTCCGCGACAAATAA
- the mutM gene encoding bifunctional DNA-formamidopyrimidine glycosylase/DNA-(apurinic or apyrimidinic site) lyase, with amino-acid sequence MPELPEVETVRRGLAPVMEGVVIARADVNREGLRWPFPAGMAQRLTGQRVERLRRRSKYVLADLSSGETLLIHLGMSGRMLVSGDPLGKFVREHPAAEKHDHVVFYMENGARITFNDPRRFGAMDLLDTATAQDHKLLALLGPEPLSNDFHEAVLIDAFKGKNSPVKSALLDQRIVAGLGNIYVCETLFRAGISPLRKAGRIAAPRVSAMVPIIREVLGDAIEAGGSSLRDFRQADGELGYFQHSFDVYGREGAPCKAAGCDATIARVVQSGRSSFYCPSCQR; translated from the coding sequence ATGCCCGAGCTACCCGAAGTCGAGACAGTGCGCCGTGGCCTTGCCCCTGTGATGGAAGGTGTAGTGATTGCGCGCGCGGATGTGAACCGCGAGGGACTGAGGTGGCCCTTTCCTGCGGGGATGGCACAACGGCTGACGGGGCAGCGGGTGGAGCGCCTACGCAGGCGGTCAAAGTATGTTCTGGCGGACCTAAGCTCTGGCGAGACATTGCTCATTCATCTGGGGATGTCAGGACGCATGCTTGTATCCGGTGATCCGCTGGGGAAATTTGTGCGCGAACATCCTGCTGCAGAAAAGCATGACCATGTGGTTTTCTACATGGAGAACGGCGCGCGGATCACCTTTAACGATCCGCGCAGATTCGGTGCGATGGATCTGCTCGATACAGCGACAGCACAGGATCACAAACTGCTCGCTCTGCTCGGACCAGAGCCGCTCAGCAACGATTTTCACGAGGCCGTTCTGATCGATGCATTCAAAGGCAAAAACAGCCCCGTTAAATCAGCACTGCTGGACCAGCGCATCGTGGCGGGTTTGGGCAACATATATGTCTGCGAGACACTTTTCCGCGCGGGAATCAGCCCTCTTCGCAAGGCAGGGCGGATTGCCGCACCCCGCGTTTCTGCAATGGTACCCATCATCCGCGAGGTGCTGGGCGATGCGATCGAGGCTGGTGGGTCCTCCCTGCGCGATTTCCGGCAAGCTGATGGCGAGCTTGGATATTTCCAACACTCTTTCGATGTATACGGACGTGAGGGCGCGCCCTGCAAGGCAGCCGGATGTGACGCGACAATTGCACGCGTGGTACAATCGGGACGGTCATCATTCTATTGTCCTTCCTGCCAAAGATAG
- the ubiE gene encoding bifunctional demethylmenaquinone methyltransferase/2-methoxy-6-polyprenyl-1,4-benzoquinol methylase UbiE, whose translation MTDKTTHFGAQTIREDEKAGKVRSLFTDVANKYDVMNDVMSMGIHRIWKEAMMDWLAPRGGQKLLDVAGGTGDVSFKFLKRAGHGHATVCDLTEGMLIEGRKRAEAEAMQDSLDWVVGDAMDLPFEDSTFDVYTISFGIRNVTRPQEALNEAYRVLKPGGRLMVLEFSQLPSPAMQKAYDLYSFNVIPRMGQLIANDRDSYQYLVESIRNFPDQETFLGMVRAAGFEQAKYRNLTMGIAALHSGWKI comes from the coding sequence ATGACCGACAAGACCACCCATTTCGGCGCCCAGACCATTCGCGAAGACGAAAAGGCGGGTAAGGTGCGCAGCCTGTTCACGGATGTGGCAAACAAATACGACGTAATGAATGATGTTATGAGCATGGGCATCCACCGTATCTGGAAAGAGGCGATGATGGACTGGCTAGCTCCGCGTGGCGGGCAAAAGCTGCTGGATGTGGCCGGTGGTACGGGCGATGTTTCGTTCAAGTTCCTCAAGCGGGCAGGTCACGGCCACGCAACGGTTTGTGACCTGACCGAAGGGATGCTTATCGAAGGCCGCAAGCGCGCCGAGGCCGAAGCGATGCAGGACAGTCTGGACTGGGTCGTGGGGGATGCGATGGATCTGCCGTTCGAGGACAGCACATTCGATGTTTACACCATCTCCTTCGGCATACGCAACGTGACGCGCCCGCAAGAAGCGCTAAACGAGGCGTACCGTGTGCTCAAACCGGGTGGTCGCCTGATGGTGCTGGAGTTTTCTCAACTTCCCAGTCCGGCAATGCAAAAAGCCTACGATCTCTATAGCTTCAATGTGATCCCGCGGATGGGCCAGCTTATTGCGAATGATCGCGACAGCTATCAGTATTTGGTCGAATCCATCCGCAATTTCCCCGATCAGGAAACATTTCTGGGAATGGTGCGCGCGGCGGGTTTCGAGCAGGCAAAGTACCGTAATCTGACGATGGGAATCGCCGCCCTTCACTCCGGCTGGAAAATCTAG